In Leptospira bouyouniensis, the following proteins share a genomic window:
- the folE gene encoding GTP cyclohydrolase I FolE: MENLIEEILKQIGEDPNREGLVKTPNRVKKAYDFLTSGYKADINQLVNGAIFEENTTGMVLVRDIEMYSLCEHHLLPFYGRAHVAYIPNKKIIGISKIPRIVDVFARRLQVQERLTDQIAQAIQETLDPLGVGVVIKAKHLCMMMRGVEKQNSELFTSSLLGLFKTDSTTRSEFLDLIRTGSH; the protein is encoded by the coding sequence ATGGAAAACTTAATCGAAGAAATCCTTAAACAAATTGGTGAAGATCCAAACAGAGAAGGTCTCGTCAAAACTCCTAATCGTGTCAAAAAAGCTTATGATTTTTTAACAAGTGGTTACAAGGCTGACATCAACCAATTGGTGAATGGTGCTATCTTTGAAGAGAACACTACAGGTATGGTTCTTGTTCGTGACATTGAAATGTATTCCTTATGCGAACACCACTTGCTTCCATTTTACGGAAGAGCTCATGTTGCCTACATTCCAAATAAAAAGATCATTGGAATTAGTAAAATTCCAAGGATTGTTGATGTGTTTGCGAGACGATTACAAGTACAGGAACGGCTAACAGACCAAATTGCTCAAGCCATCCAAGAAACTTTGGATCCGCTGGGAGTGGGTGTTGTCATCAAAGCAAAACATTTGTGTATGATGATGCGCGGCGTGGAAAAACAAAACTCAGAATTATTCACTTCTAGTTTACTCGGTTTGTTTAAAACGGACTCAACAACCCGCAGCGAATTTTTAGATTTGATCCGAACCGGTTCCCATTAA
- a CDS encoding glycosyltransferase family 4 protein, whose amino-acid sequence MQKKIGYDARMIENSGIGIRIQHILKFWSLNPKEAKLYVFGDPSRLKKYALPKHAEIIPYLTKIYSHQEFFGHPKMAEMDVLDIPHFNVPLRYLRKCNVTIHDLIPYHFKETHASLSKRIYLQIVLRSIKWFAKSIIAVSKYTKDDLIKSFGYRSEKISVVYNGIDLNNFAKRPQTKVNTFLKEYHLPNQFLFTVGIGKSHKNFPFLLSNLEELWKQGSLKLPLVIGGISKEIPNELLDFQKQNPKRIFFLEHLPYDLLPLAYQAANLFVYPSLFEGFGFPVLEAQTMGTVVLSSESSVLPEVLMDSAIFFNPKNNQSFQTKLLSLLSNQKLQKEIQKKGLLNANRFQWKDVLKPYYQMYHSILKES is encoded by the coding sequence ATGCAAAAAAAAATTGGCTATGATGCAAGGATGATCGAAAATTCTGGGATCGGAATTCGCATCCAACATATTTTAAAATTTTGGTCTTTAAATCCAAAGGAAGCCAAATTGTATGTCTTTGGTGATCCAAGTCGTTTAAAAAAATATGCCCTACCTAAACATGCTGAAATCATTCCCTATCTAACAAAGATTTATTCCCACCAAGAATTTTTTGGTCATCCAAAAATGGCTGAAATGGATGTGTTAGACATCCCACATTTTAATGTACCACTTCGTTACCTTCGCAAATGTAATGTTACGATCCATGATTTGATTCCATATCATTTCAAAGAAACACATGCATCTTTATCCAAACGAATCTACTTACAAATTGTACTACGATCAATCAAGTGGTTTGCAAAATCCATTATTGCTGTTTCGAAATACACGAAAGATGATCTCATCAAAAGTTTTGGATACCGAAGTGAAAAAATATCAGTTGTTTATAATGGAATCGATTTAAATAATTTTGCAAAACGTCCGCAGACAAAGGTAAATACCTTTCTCAAAGAGTATCATTTACCAAACCAATTTCTGTTTACTGTAGGGATTGGAAAATCGCATAAAAATTTTCCCTTTTTATTGTCCAATCTTGAGGAATTATGGAAGCAAGGTTCTCTTAAACTTCCATTGGTGATAGGAGGGATCAGCAAAGAGATTCCAAACGAACTATTGGATTTCCAAAAACAAAATCCAAAACGAATTTTCTTTTTAGAACATCTCCCGTATGATTTGTTGCCCCTTGCCTACCAAGCAGCAAATCTCTTTGTGTATCCTTCACTCTTTGAAGGATTTGGGTTTCCTGTCCTAGAAGCCCAAACCATGGGAACCGTTGTTTTGTCTTCAGAATCAAGTGTTCTGCCAGAGGTTTTAATGGACTCAGCAATTTTCTTTAACCCAAAAAACAATCAAAGTTTCCAAACAAAATTATTGTCACTACTCTCGAATCAAAAATTACAGAAAGAGATCCAGAAGAAGGGACTTCTGAATGCAAATCGTTTCCAATGGAAAGATGTCCTAAAACCTTATTACCAGATGTACCATTCAATCCTTAAGGAATCGTAA
- a CDS encoding (2Fe-2S)-binding protein, giving the protein MIKCHCAEVFFETILNVVKESNRPILEVAREMGAADTCTACVPDMLAFIEQELEGQLAGNTNH; this is encoded by the coding sequence ATGATCAAGTGTCACTGCGCAGAAGTTTTCTTTGAAACCATCTTAAATGTTGTCAAAGAATCGAACCGCCCTATATTAGAGGTCGCCCGTGAGATGGGAGCGGCAGATACTTGTACGGCTTGTGTTCCGGATATGTTAGCCTTCATCGAACAGGAATTGGAAGGTCAACTTGCAGGAAATACAAATCATTGA
- a CDS encoding winged helix-turn-helix transcriptional regulator — MAKGKPTDFQPDHTECANLILPLRDALEILSGKWKLPIIMSLSFGNKRFKEIGEEIPGITDKMLSKELKELEKIQLIDRKVIDSFPPGVEYSITAHGKSLEKVILELSQWALSHHQKNQSPKKVKK, encoded by the coding sequence GTGGCAAAAGGGAAACCAACAGACTTTCAACCAGACCATACAGAATGTGCCAATCTCATCTTGCCTTTGCGAGATGCCTTAGAGATTCTGAGTGGAAAATGGAAACTGCCGATCATCATGTCCCTATCCTTTGGAAACAAACGATTCAAAGAAATAGGCGAAGAAATCCCTGGCATCACAGATAAGATGTTATCAAAAGAGCTGAAGGAATTAGAAAAAATTCAGCTTATCGACCGAAAGGTCATCGATTCCTTTCCGCCAGGAGTGGAGTATTCCATTACGGCCCATGGTAAATCGTTGGAAAAGGTGATTCTGGAACTATCTCAATGGGCATTGTCCCACCACCAAAAAAACCAATCTCCAAAAAAAGTTAAGAAGTAA
- a CDS encoding DoxX family protein, protein MNLKTIIYWVTTVLISVAMVFSAVSYFTNPEVSEGFKHLGYPNYFRVELGIAKILGAIVLLVPKIPSQIKEWAYAGFGITFLSAAIAHSQSGDPLSMVITPLVIFGILSTSYVYYHKTKV, encoded by the coding sequence ATGAATTTAAAAACTATAATCTATTGGGTCACGACTGTGCTTATTTCGGTAGCAATGGTATTTAGTGCAGTTTCTTATTTTACAAACCCAGAAGTGAGTGAAGGTTTTAAACACCTTGGGTATCCAAATTACTTTCGGGTAGAACTTGGAATTGCAAAAATACTAGGAGCAATCGTTCTCTTGGTTCCAAAAATTCCATCACAAATCAAAGAATGGGCTTATGCGGGATTTGGAATTACATTTCTTTCGGCGGCTATTGCTCATTCACAAAGTGGTGATCCTTTGTCAATGGTCATAACGCCCTTAGTAATTTTTGGAATATTGTCAACTTCCTATGTATATTACCATAAAACAAAAGTTTAA
- a CDS encoding WbuC family cupin fold metalloprotein: MQEIQIIDSDLIGTLVIKAKNAERKRTNHNFHKQEEVYQRFLNVLTKNTYISPHRHLSDPKPETFVVLDGEIGFLIFQENGEIQEYHKLSSKGPKRGIDLQPGVWHSLVCLSETAVCFEGKSGPYDPKIDKEFHTNFPLEGDEKVPETIRFFESFFI, translated from the coding sequence TTGCAGGAAATACAAATCATTGATTCCGATTTGATCGGAACCCTCGTTATAAAAGCAAAAAACGCAGAACGAAAACGAACAAACCATAACTTCCACAAACAGGAAGAGGTGTACCAAAGGTTTTTAAACGTTTTAACCAAAAACACTTACATTTCACCTCACAGACATTTGTCGGATCCAAAACCAGAAACTTTTGTTGTGCTCGATGGTGAAATTGGTTTTTTAATCTTCCAAGAAAATGGAGAGATCCAAGAATACCATAAACTATCCTCAAAAGGACCAAAACGAGGGATTGATTTACAACCAGGAGTTTGGCATAGTTTAGTATGCTTATCTGAGACAGCAGTTTGTTTCGAAGGTAAATCTGGACCATATGACCCAAAGATCGACAAAGAATTCCACACCAACTTTCCGTTAGAAGGTGATGAAAAAGTTCCGGAAACCATCAGATTCTTTGAATCCTTCTTTATATGA